In the Candidatus Binatia bacterium genome, GTCCTAAAAGATCGACTCGCCGAACGATACCGCTTCGCCAACATGGTGAGCCGTAATGCCCGGATGCGAGAGCTGTTCCGGCTGATTTCTTCGCTGGCGAATGCCGATGTGACTGTCCTGATCACGGGCGAGTCGGGAACCGGGAAGGAGCTCGTGGCGCGCGCACTCCATGAGCAAGGCAAGCGGCGCGAGGGGCCGTTCGTTGCCATCAACTGTGCGGCAATCCCGGAAAACCTACTCGAAAGCGAGTTGTTCGGTTACGAGAAGGGGGCGTTCACGGGGGCGTACACCAGTCGTGCCGGTAAGATCGAGGCGGCTCACGGTGGGACGCTTTTCCTCGACGAGGTTGAGAGCATCCCGCTGGCAATGCAAAGCAAACTGCTGCGGGTGTTGGAAGGGCGCAGCATTGAGAGACTGGGGAGCAACGAGCGCATTCATGTGGATATGCGGGTTGTGGCGGCGAGCAATGAGGATCTCACCGAGTGTGTTGCCAGTGGTAGAATGCGGGAGGACTTCTACTACCGCATCGCCGTGGTGCCAATTCAACTGCCAGCTCTCCGTGAGCGCCGCGAGGACATCCCCCTGTTAGCCGCAGAGTTCTTGCAGCAACACCCGCTTGCGGTGGAAAAAGGCATCGACTGTATCGCCGAGGACGCAATGGTGGCGCTGATGGCGTATCCTTGGCCAGGTAATATTCGTGAACTGTGGAATGTGCTCGAACGAGCGATTGTAACTGCGGAGGGGCGCACAATTACTCGCGTGGACGTATCGACCCCACGAACACGAGAGACGAATTTGCCGGATTTCTGCTCGGCGGACCGGCCCCTTCGAGAGTTTGTGCGCAGTGCAGAGCGCTGGTATGTAGAACAGTTGCTGAAGCGATTTCACGGAAATGTCACCCAGGCGGCTCGCCATGCGGGGATCGATCAGGCAACCTTGCACCGTAAAGTACGGGACCTGGCGATCCGCGTGGCTGCTTTTCGGAAGGAATGAGTTACCAATGCCTCCTGTTCTCGATGTTGACGGTTCCAGAAAGACCTATTCGACGCGGAAGCAGGAGAGGGCTTCGCGCGTGAGGAGGACGACCCTTCATGTATTGCGAGTTCTACCAGTTACAGGAGCGCCCATTTAACGTTACCCCGGACCCGAAATTCTTGTACTTAAATGCGCGGTACCGAGAGGCCATCGCCTCGCTGCACTACGGCATCACCCAGCGAAAGGGCTTTATCACCCTGATTGGTGAGGCTGGAACTGGCAAAACCACGCTGCTCAAGCGTTTGCTGGACGAGTTGGATCAGAATACGCGTACCGTGTTCTTGTTCAACACCAACGTGAGCTTCGAAGAGATTCTCGAGTACATGTTCGCCGAGTTCGACCTGCCGGTTCACAGTGGCAAGAAACTCTACATGCTGCAGCGGCTAAACATGTTTTTGCTGGAGGAGCTCCGCAACGGGCGAAATGTCGCGTTATTGATCGACGAAGCCCAAGATCTGGAATACAGCGTTCTCGAAGACTTGCGCCTGTTATCCAACTTGGAGACTGCGAAAGAGAAAATCATTCAAATCGTTTTGTCAGGCCAGCCAGAGTTAGGCCAGAAACTGAGTAACCCGATTTTGCGGCAGTTGCGGCAGCGAATTAGCGTGAATTGCCGGTTGTTGCCGCTGTCGAAAGACGAGGTGTCGGAATACATTCGTTTTCGCCTGGAGGCTGCTGGTGCACCCGATGCCAAGTTGTTCACCCGGGACGCGGAAGAACGGATCTATCATTTCTCGCGGGGCATTCCGCGCTTAGTGAACGTGATTTGCGACAATGCCTTGGTCATCGGCTACGCGATGGGTAAAAAGCGGATCACGGCCGATATCATTGACGAAGCTGCTGCTGACTTGCTGCCCGCAGAGAGCGCTTCGGTGCAGCCAGACCACAATTCCCACAGCGCCGGCGGCGAGGTCGCTCAGCAGTCAGATGCGCGTCAGGTGCGACGATCCTGGTGGCAGACCCTGGCAACGGGTGGTGCTCTCGTCGCCATTGGATTCGGCGCGTGGACGGCTGGGCGGGCTGTGTGGGAGGCTTATTCTGTCCAGGCTCCGAGGGAGGAGCAGGTCAACCACGTCAGGGAGATCGCTGTGGCCCCAGCGGACGGGTCGGGCGCGGAGGCGAACATTCAATTGCCTGGGCCCCAGGGGCCGGGGGTGAGCGCCGGTTTGCCGGCGTTGCCGGTAGAGAAACACGACCGGGGTGAACCCGCTGGGGCGCTCACAGAAGCAAACACGGAGGAGGCAGAGCTGGCAAGCGCTAAAGTGGAAGGTTCTGTCAGGGGTTCGGAGAAGGACGTGGCGCCTGTGGTCGAAGCGCCTCAGACGGTTCCGGGCACAACCACCAAGATGGCCACGCGCTTGGCGATGCTCGCGGACGTACCAACGTCCTCCGAGGAGGTGCCAGGAGAAGCGCCTCGGGATGGCAGCTTAGAGCGTACAGGCGCGGAGGCTGCGCAAGTGGCGGCAGGCTCGGTAGCGGTTGTTGTGGGCGCGAAGGTTTCCGACAAAGAGGACGAAAGAGCGGACGCTAGAGAAACCTACACTGCAGATCGAGCTGCAATGGAGCGCCCATCCGGTGCGGTCCGCGTTCTCGAGGCGAGAGCGGCCGGTGGCAGCGCCCCAGTGGAGGATGGGTCAAAGGAGGTGGGTCAAACGGTAACCGGGGTCCCGGAGATCGACGCTAAAGAATACAAAAACTTGGTTGTCCGGCCTGGTGACTCGTTATCGGGGATCGCGCGCGCAAGGTACGGGCAGTCGAGTTATACGATTCTTGACCTGATCAAACTTGCCAACCCCCAAGTGCGTGATGTGGACTGGATCTTGCCCGGGCAGACGCTCCGCCTTCCGGACTTGCACGAGGGGCCCCCTGTGGTTCGTGAAGCTCCAGACCGTTACGTGCTGCTCATCTTTACGACTCCCAATGGTCAGCGAGCTCAAGCGTTGGCGCAGGCCCTCCGGCGGCACGGTTTCGAGAGCGAGATTCGCCCAACCGAACTCGGCACCCAGAAGAGGGTCTTTCGTGTCACAGTGCGGGCAGGCTCGACCCGGAGTGATGCACTGAGTACTGGGCTGGCCTTGCAACGAGTTCTGCGCGAAGATGCAGAGATAGCCCGATTAGGGCAATAGGGTCGCGGTTGCTGCCCTCGCTTGGACTCTTCGCGAGGGACGCCCAGAAAACAGGCAAGCGGAGCTGTCGCCTGTGCGCGCAAGCGCTAAGTGGGCCTTGGTGTGCAGAGAAGGCTCGCCTTGAGGAAACCCATCCAAATAGAGGGACCAATGAGGAGAGATGAGGCGGTAGTGTCCAGGGTTGTCGGCTCGGCTGCTGCGGCGGCGTGGGGCGCGAGTTTGGTAGGGTGTTTCGAGGCGAGCGTCATTGCTCTGAGTGGAGGGGGGCTTTCCGAGTATGGCTTATTTCCCTTTGGTTTTTGGGCCTACGCGGCTTTAGGGGTTACACTGTCCCTGCCGATCGTCGTGGTGGGGCCGTGGGTCCGGGCCCGTTGGCAACAGCCGGAAGGTGCATTGCAAGCTTTGACTTCGGGGGCGGTCGCATTTCCGATCACTCTAGTGGTAGCTCGGTACCACCTCGCCCAGCGCTATTTCGGGGAGCAAATGCCGGCTCCGTGGAGCGGGGTTGGTCTTTTACTCTACCCCGGTTTGGTTGTGTGTGCCTTACTTGTAAGCCTTTTAATCGCTGTCCTTGTGGTTGCGGTTCGGGGGCGCGGAAGGTTTACGTCCGTACGGCTCGGCGCTTCGTGGGCTGTTGCCTTTGCGCTGCTGACGGTTGGCGCGCGGGCATTG is a window encoding:
- a CDS encoding sigma-54 dependent transcriptional regulator, coding for MNGRILIVDDDPLIRRQLQHLCEQQGYPADVAQDGSEALTRLQERSYSLVLLDLMMPGRDGVSLLTELRQRWPRVDVVIVTAHGSVRGAVEAMRRGATDYLTKPFSPEELSLAIRRVFDRRQLLEEIQVLKDRLAERYRFANMVSRNARMRELFRLISSLANADVTVLITGESGTGKELVARALHEQGKRREGPFVAINCAAIPENLLESELFGYEKGAFTGAYTSRAGKIEAAHGGTLFLDEVESIPLAMQSKLLRVLEGRSIERLGSNERIHVDMRVVAASNEDLTECVASGRMREDFYYRIAVVPIQLPALRERREDIPLLAAEFLQQHPLAVEKGIDCIAEDAMVALMAYPWPGNIRELWNVLERAIVTAEGRTITRVDVSTPRTRETNLPDFCSADRPLREFVRSAERWYVEQLLKRFHGNVTQAARHAGIDQATLHRKVRDLAIRVAAFRKE
- a CDS encoding AAA family ATPase, yielding MYCEFYQLQERPFNVTPDPKFLYLNARYREAIASLHYGITQRKGFITLIGEAGTGKTTLLKRLLDELDQNTRTVFLFNTNVSFEEILEYMFAEFDLPVHSGKKLYMLQRLNMFLLEELRNGRNVALLIDEAQDLEYSVLEDLRLLSNLETAKEKIIQIVLSGQPELGQKLSNPILRQLRQRISVNCRLLPLSKDEVSEYIRFRLEAAGAPDAKLFTRDAEERIYHFSRGIPRLVNVICDNALVIGYAMGKKRITADIIDEAAADLLPAESASVQPDHNSHSAGGEVAQQSDARQVRRSWWQTLATGGALVAIGFGAWTAGRAVWEAYSVQAPREEQVNHVREIAVAPADGSGAEANIQLPGPQGPGVSAGLPALPVEKHDRGEPAGALTEANTEEAELASAKVEGSVRGSEKDVAPVVEAPQTVPGTTTKMATRLAMLADVPTSSEEVPGEAPRDGSLERTGAEAAQVAAGSVAVVVGAKVSDKEDERADARETYTADRAAMERPSGAVRVLEARAAGGSAPVEDGSKEVGQTVTGVPEIDAKEYKNLVVRPGDSLSGIARARYGQSSYTILDLIKLANPQVRDVDWILPGQTLRLPDLHEGPPVVREAPDRYVLLIFTTPNGQRAQALAQALRRHGFESEIRPTELGTQKRVFRVTVRAGSTRSDALSTGLALQRVLREDAEIARLGQ